A genomic segment from Polyangium mundeleinium encodes:
- a CDS encoding sigma-54-dependent Fis family transcriptional regulator, translating to MGGSNTDLQEITRERDLYGKLLDLGAADEVEQLLQGALSLMVECAGARRGYIELDEPSRSGAAPRFWVAHGFSQSDIQSIRASSSSGVIAEAVATGATIVTASALEDPRFRDRGSVRKNSIEAVLCAPIGTTPTLGVLYLQDRDRPGRFPEEVRLLAERFARHLAVLADRLLIRRRVRDEEDATRPLRERLRADRIVGRSPALAAVLREVVAAAPSHVNVLLTGPSGTGKTQIARVIHENSPRARGPFVEVSCAALPETLFENEMFGAVKGGHSSGPVEGKVTAARGGTLFLDEIGELHLNNQAKLLQVLQSKEYFPLGSAKPLTADVRVIAATNVDLKAAVERKAFREDLYYRLDVLTIRVPALAERREDLADLAAHFCKRVCAENGFPHLVLSPGARMAIEAAEWPGNVRQLCNKIEAAAARAAGEGVPQIERRHIFPEADTSTSSAPEERASTLQEAVHRFQGDMLRKTLEATGWNVIETASRLDIARSTIYNMMKVHGIPRPRTG from the coding sequence ATGGGTGGGAGCAACACCGACCTCCAGGAAATCACGCGCGAACGCGATCTCTACGGGAAGCTGCTCGATCTCGGCGCAGCGGACGAGGTAGAGCAGCTCCTCCAGGGGGCCCTCTCGCTCATGGTCGAGTGCGCGGGGGCGCGGCGCGGGTACATCGAACTCGACGAACCGTCACGCAGCGGCGCGGCGCCCAGGTTCTGGGTGGCACACGGGTTCTCGCAGAGCGACATCCAGTCCATCCGGGCCTCCTCCTCGAGCGGAGTGATCGCCGAGGCGGTCGCCACGGGCGCGACGATCGTGACGGCCTCGGCGCTCGAAGATCCGCGCTTCCGTGACCGGGGCAGCGTACGCAAGAACAGCATCGAAGCTGTGCTGTGTGCGCCCATCGGGACTACGCCGACGCTCGGGGTTCTTTACCTCCAGGATCGCGATCGACCCGGGAGGTTCCCTGAAGAGGTGCGGCTCCTGGCCGAGAGGTTCGCGCGCCATCTTGCTGTCCTGGCCGATCGTCTGCTGATTCGCCGCCGTGTGCGCGACGAGGAGGACGCGACGCGCCCGCTCCGCGAGCGCCTGCGTGCCGACCGGATCGTGGGACGGAGCCCGGCGCTCGCCGCCGTGCTGCGCGAAGTCGTGGCAGCGGCGCCATCCCACGTGAACGTGCTCCTCACGGGCCCTTCCGGCACGGGGAAGACCCAGATCGCACGTGTCATCCACGAGAACAGCCCACGTGCCCGGGGACCCTTCGTCGAGGTGAGCTGCGCGGCGCTGCCCGAAACGCTCTTCGAGAACGAGATGTTCGGCGCGGTGAAGGGGGGACACTCCAGCGGACCGGTCGAAGGAAAAGTGACCGCGGCCCGCGGGGGAACGTTGTTCCTCGACGAGATCGGGGAGCTTCATCTGAACAACCAGGCGAAGCTCCTGCAGGTCCTCCAATCGAAGGAGTATTTCCCGCTCGGCAGCGCCAAACCCCTCACGGCGGACGTCCGTGTGATCGCTGCGACGAACGTGGATCTCAAAGCCGCCGTAGAGCGCAAGGCGTTCCGAGAGGATCTCTACTATCGGCTCGACGTGCTCACCATCCGCGTGCCCGCGCTCGCCGAGCGACGCGAGGACCTGGCCGATCTCGCCGCGCATTTTTGCAAGCGTGTGTGCGCAGAGAATGGCTTCCCGCACCTCGTGTTGTCCCCGGGCGCACGAATGGCGATCGAGGCGGCCGAGTGGCCGGGCAACGTCCGGCAGCTCTGCAACAAGATCGAGGCAGCAGCAGCGCGCGCGGCAGGCGAGGGCGTGCCCCAGATCGAGCGCAGGCACATCTTCCCCGAGGCCGATACGAGCACCAGTTCGGCGCCAGAGGAGCGCGCATCCACGCTCCAGGAAGCCGTGCACCGCTTCCAGGGGGATATGCTGCGAAAGACTCTGGAGGCGACCGGCTGGAATGTCATCGAGACAGCGAGCCGCCTCGATATCGCGCGCTCCACCATCTACAATATGATGAAGGTCCACGGCATCCCGCGACCACGGACGGGATGA
- a CDS encoding amidohydrolase family protein has protein sequence MIGLLTRRSILAHANLITASDMARIAARGAGIAHCPLSNAYFSNAVFPLRAALAKGVRVGLGTDISGGPSASMLDACRWAVAASRMLESGVDPALPPETRGRPSSRIDIRDAFHLATAAGADALDLPTGRFVPGCHFDAVRVDTVAPNGTIRLFDELDAPEDVLAKIVYTASRANLAEVWVAGRRVAGA, from the coding sequence TTGATCGGCCTCCTCACGCGACGATCGATCCTCGCCCATGCGAACCTGATCACGGCCTCCGACATGGCCCGCATCGCCGCCCGCGGCGCGGGCATCGCGCATTGTCCCCTGTCGAACGCCTATTTCTCGAACGCGGTCTTCCCGCTCCGTGCGGCGCTCGCAAAGGGCGTCCGCGTCGGCCTGGGCACGGACATTTCCGGCGGCCCGAGCGCCTCCATGCTCGACGCCTGCCGTTGGGCCGTCGCCGCCTCGCGCATGCTGGAGAGCGGCGTCGATCCGGCGCTGCCGCCGGAGACACGCGGCCGGCCCTCGTCCCGCATCGACATCCGCGACGCCTTCCATCTCGCGACCGCCGCGGGCGCCGACGCGCTCGATCTCCCGACGGGCCGCTTCGTGCCCGGCTGCCACTTCGACGCCGTCCGCGTCGACACCGTGGCTCCGAACGGCACGATCCGGCTCTTCGACGAGCTCGACGCGCCCGAGGATGTCCTCGCGAAAATCGTCTACACGGCCTCCCGCGCCAATCTCGCCGAGGTATGGGTCGCCGGAAGACGGGTCGCCGGGGCCTGA
- a CDS encoding serine/threonine-protein kinase produces the protein MEGQLPTRTAAPESFAEDDRFRLRNLLGKGSLGLVYQARDEEMDEDVALKTLPRLDPEHIYHIKEEFRTLAGITHPNLVELHELFVDASRCFFTMELVDGVPFTEHVRGPRAEGVLGRLTLALEQLVRGVAALHAEGKLHRDIKPSNVLVSGAGRVVLLDFDLATCFRPEDTTYTSSARLYGTPHYMPPEQMYGEQLSPAADWYAVGILIFEAMCGQFPFDGPFADMLRSKERGAPPLLRTVALDTSPVLDELVRALLHPDPRRRAGETEILEALRGAKTHRRTTGFPAAAPAAPFVGRDDEKAALRRAYHTTHEGAPAIVHVTGASGLGKTELVKRFLRSIDDGQPLILRGQCHPQESVPYKGLDRIVDALSRYLISLPEDEAAALRPPRAAALMRVFPVLGRVPSLHGAGETEVEVDPQELRAGGFRALRETLARIAARRPVVLWIDDLQWGDEDSAALLRELVRPPSAPPLLLLLSYRRDEAARGRLLAGLWDGVPRSWVHDVPVMPLETKAVRALASALGGGPDEGRVTEIAAESDGSPLLVGLLAGESQAGGVVTSEGPARRRPLQELMRRRLDRLDERARRILEITAVAGRPLERALVLRAAGLNVGRAELLMLVQQQLLRDARVADRPALQMYHDRIREVILDDLPAERVAEYHRRLAEALLARGALDPEALVEHWLGAGERRRAGEVAALAAERAAAALAFDRAAALYSLSLEHADEDATSRAVLLEKLGEALSMAGRGRDSAESFEAAVRMLAACGGSASRSAMFDLRRRAAEEYLRAGHVDAGVAALERVLDDVGLRYPPSPARALATRVLGHARLDLRGLSFTPRSAEEVRPDDLARIDACWSAGLGLAWIDRVRTWAFQAQFALLALDAGEGRRVSRALAAEASELAARGGEARMRKSEGIICHALELAEQSGDPRSIAFATLMDGSIAFYAGRFRRGVQRCEDARQIARERCRGVAWEMTTANLLGLASRIYLGEVAEVCEALPQLIEEARSRGDRLAAASLAAGLPNLAWLCADNPEEARRRIDDAMALWGQRDFQLQHYLDLIARVHLDLYLGDGDAAFARVMGAWSALRSSFYMLVQNFRVTLLHLRARAALAAAASRPRRRGLLSLLRGMDRERLLRSAEADATRIAREDAGWARPLAASLRAAAAAARGQHKDATEGLTRAASGFERVDMALHAAAARHARGALEGGDTKAALQRESAGWMASQGVVRPEKLAWVLVPVGEQGA, from the coding sequence ATGGAAGGGCAACTGCCGACTCGCACGGCCGCACCGGAGTCCTTCGCGGAAGATGACAGATTCCGCCTCCGAAACCTGCTTGGCAAGGGTAGTCTAGGCCTCGTCTACCAGGCGCGCGACGAGGAAATGGATGAGGACGTCGCGCTGAAGACGCTGCCACGCCTCGACCCGGAGCACATCTACCACATCAAGGAGGAGTTCCGGACCCTCGCCGGGATCACGCACCCGAACCTGGTCGAGCTACATGAGTTGTTCGTCGACGCGTCCCGCTGCTTCTTCACCATGGAGCTCGTCGACGGCGTGCCCTTCACGGAGCACGTACGCGGCCCGCGTGCGGAAGGCGTGCTCGGACGGCTCACCCTTGCACTCGAGCAGCTCGTGCGTGGTGTCGCGGCTTTGCACGCGGAGGGGAAGCTGCACCGTGACATCAAACCCTCCAACGTGCTTGTTTCGGGTGCGGGTCGCGTCGTGTTGCTCGATTTCGATCTTGCCACGTGTTTCCGGCCCGAGGATACGACCTACACAAGCTCGGCGAGGCTCTACGGCACGCCTCATTACATGCCGCCCGAGCAGATGTACGGAGAACAGCTCTCGCCTGCCGCGGACTGGTATGCCGTGGGGATCCTGATTTTCGAGGCCATGTGCGGACAGTTCCCCTTCGACGGGCCGTTCGCAGACATGCTCCGCAGCAAAGAGCGCGGTGCGCCTCCCTTGCTACGGACCGTTGCTTTGGATACGTCGCCGGTGTTGGACGAGCTCGTGCGTGCGCTGCTCCACCCGGATCCTCGGCGCCGCGCCGGGGAAACCGAAATCCTGGAGGCACTGCGTGGCGCCAAGACGCACAGGAGAACGACCGGGTTTCCCGCTGCCGCACCCGCCGCGCCGTTCGTCGGCCGTGACGACGAGAAGGCCGCCCTCCGCCGCGCCTACCATACGACGCACGAGGGAGCGCCGGCCATCGTGCACGTCACGGGTGCTTCCGGTCTGGGAAAAACCGAGCTCGTAAAACGATTTCTGCGCTCGATCGACGACGGTCAGCCGCTCATCTTGCGTGGTCAATGCCACCCGCAAGAGTCCGTTCCCTACAAGGGGCTCGATCGCATCGTCGATGCGTTGAGCCGCTATTTGATCTCGCTTCCGGAGGACGAGGCTGCGGCGTTACGCCCGCCGCGCGCGGCTGCACTGATGCGTGTGTTTCCGGTGCTGGGGAGGGTTCCTTCGCTGCACGGTGCTGGCGAGACGGAGGTGGAGGTCGACCCCCAAGAACTCCGCGCTGGTGGATTTCGCGCGCTCCGGGAGACACTCGCGCGAATCGCAGCACGGCGGCCCGTTGTGCTGTGGATCGACGACCTGCAATGGGGCGACGAGGATAGCGCCGCGCTGCTTCGTGAACTTGTACGGCCGCCTTCCGCCCCACCACTGCTCCTGCTCCTATCCTATCGGCGCGACGAAGCTGCCCGAGGCCGGCTGCTTGCAGGGTTATGGGATGGGGTTCCCCGCTCGTGGGTGCATGATGTGCCCGTCATGCCGCTCGAGACCAAGGCCGTCCGCGCGCTCGCAAGCGCCCTCGGTGGCGGGCCCGATGAAGGGAGGGTCACCGAGATTGCCGCGGAGTCCGATGGCTCGCCGCTCCTCGTAGGGCTCCTGGCGGGTGAGAGCCAGGCGGGCGGCGTGGTCACCAGCGAGGGGCCCGCACGACGCCGACCCTTGCAAGAGCTCATGCGTCGGCGCCTGGACCGCCTCGACGAGCGAGCACGTCGCATCCTGGAGATCACTGCGGTTGCAGGCCGGCCGCTCGAGCGTGCGCTGGTGCTGCGCGCAGCCGGCCTCAACGTTGGCCGGGCCGAGCTACTCATGCTCGTGCAGCAGCAGCTCTTGCGCGACGCGCGTGTCGCCGATCGGCCGGCGCTGCAGATGTACCACGATAGAATTCGCGAGGTGATCCTGGACGATTTGCCCGCCGAACGTGTCGCCGAATATCACCGGCGGCTCGCCGAGGCTCTGCTCGCGCGCGGCGCGTTGGATCCGGAGGCGCTCGTCGAGCACTGGCTGGGCGCCGGCGAGAGGCGAAGGGCAGGGGAGGTCGCGGCGTTGGCAGCCGAGCGCGCGGCGGCAGCGCTGGCGTTCGACCGCGCGGCGGCGCTCTACAGCCTGTCGCTCGAGCACGCCGACGAAGACGCGACCTCGCGCGCGGTGCTCCTTGAGAAGCTCGGGGAAGCGCTCTCGATGGCCGGGCGGGGGCGAGATTCGGCCGAGAGCTTCGAGGCCGCGGTGCGGATGCTCGCGGCGTGCGGCGGATCCGCCTCGCGATCAGCGATGTTCGACCTGCGTCGGCGAGCCGCCGAGGAGTACCTGCGCGCCGGACACGTGGATGCGGGGGTCGCCGCGCTCGAGCGGGTGCTCGACGACGTGGGCCTGCGGTATCCGCCATCGCCGGCTCGCGCCCTTGCCACGCGCGTCCTTGGGCATGCGCGTCTCGACCTGCGTGGGCTTTCGTTCACGCCTCGCAGTGCGGAGGAGGTCAGGCCGGACGACCTCGCCCGCATCGACGCTTGTTGGTCTGCGGGGCTCGGCCTGGCGTGGATCGATCGGGTCCGCACCTGGGCGTTTCAGGCGCAGTTTGCCCTCCTGGCGCTCGACGCAGGCGAGGGCCGGCGCGTGTCGCGCGCGCTCGCCGCGGAGGCCTCCGAACTCGCCGCCCGCGGCGGCGAGGCGCGGATGCGGAAGAGCGAGGGAATCATCTGCCACGCCCTGGAGCTCGCGGAGCAAAGCGGGGATCCGCGGTCGATCGCGTTCGCGACGTTGATGGACGGCTCGATCGCCTTCTATGCGGGGCGTTTCCGAAGGGGGGTCCAGCGATGCGAGGATGCACGGCAGATCGCCCGCGAGCGATGCCGGGGGGTCGCGTGGGAGATGACAACGGCCAACCTGCTCGGGCTGGCTTCACGCATCTATCTCGGTGAGGTCGCCGAGGTCTGCGAGGCGCTCCCGCAGCTCATCGAGGAGGCGCGATCACGCGGGGATCGCCTGGCTGCGGCGAGCCTGGCTGCGGGGCTGCCCAACCTCGCGTGGTTATGCGCGGACAACCCGGAGGAGGCTCGGCGCCGCATCGATGACGCCATGGCGCTCTGGGGCCAGCGGGATTTCCAGCTCCAGCATTACCTCGATCTGATCGCACGCGTACACCTCGACTTGTACCTCGGCGACGGGGATGCAGCCTTCGCGCGTGTGATGGGCGCGTGGTCCGCGCTGCGGTCGTCGTTTTACATGCTGGTGCAGAACTTCCGGGTGACACTGCTACATCTGCGCGCGCGGGCAGCGCTCGCGGCTGCGGCGTCTCGCCCGCGGAGGCGCGGGCTCCTAAGCCTCCTGCGAGGCATGGATCGTGAACGACTGCTTCGATCCGCAGAGGCGGACGCGACGCGGATCGCGCGTGAGGACGCGGGATGGGCGAGGCCACTCGCCGCATCGCTCCGGGCGGCGGCCGCCGCCGCGCGGGGGCAGCACAAGGACGCAACGGAAGGGCTCACGCGGGCCGCGAGCGGATTCGAACGGGTGGACATGGCGCTTCACGCAGCGGCAGCTCGGCACGCACGTGGGGCGCTCGAGGGAGGCGACACCAAGGCCGCGCTTCAACGAGAGAGCGCGGGCTGGATGGCGAGCCAGGGGGTGGTGCGCCCCGAGAAACTTGCCTGGGTGCTGGTGCCTGTCGGAGAGCAAGGGGCGTGA
- a CDS encoding tyrosine-type recombinase/integrase yields the protein MLTAASDEDGDPDLYVRPDNPALGVKGPPTPKKQTRACFYPEEFLRFVACEAISIRTRRLVTLAVYLMCRLSEFARLRCEDIDLAHERITICRSYDRKRKREKAPKNGRGRSFTLEPNVIPLLRVMIDDAGGSGVICPINVYKVSDAFSMYLDRAGLTRPDLRQRTRMHIPLTMHGLRATGATWAARSGRYGPIELRRILGHQKQETTDVYFDEAQLMGRNVGEVFPPLPASLLNRSGKRARGG from the coding sequence ATGCTCACCGCGGCATCGGACGAGGATGGAGACCCCGATCTCTATGTTCGGCCGGACAACCCCGCGCTAGGCGTGAAGGGCCCCCCCACGCCGAAGAAGCAGACGCGCGCTTGCTTCTACCCCGAGGAATTTCTCCGATTCGTGGCATGCGAGGCGATCTCCATCCGAACGCGTCGTCTCGTCACGCTCGCAGTGTACCTCATGTGCAGGCTGAGCGAGTTCGCCCGTCTCCGATGCGAGGACATCGATCTTGCACACGAGCGGATCACGATCTGTCGCTCGTACGATCGCAAGCGGAAGCGAGAGAAGGCGCCCAAGAACGGGCGCGGTAGATCGTTCACGCTCGAACCAAACGTGATCCCGCTCTTGCGGGTGATGATCGACGACGCGGGCGGGAGCGGGGTCATCTGTCCGATCAACGTCTACAAGGTGTCGGACGCGTTCAGTATGTACCTCGATCGCGCGGGGCTGACGCGCCCGGACCTACGCCAGCGAACCAGGATGCACATCCCCTTGACCATGCACGGGCTGCGGGCGACGGGCGCGACATGGGCGGCGCGTTCCGGGCGGTACGGCCCGATCGAGCTTCGCCGGATCCTCGGACATCAGAAGCAAGAGACCACCGACGTCTACTTCGATGAGGCCCAGCTCATGGGGCGCAACGTCGGAGAAGTCTTCCCCCCGCTGCCTGCTTCGCTTCTGAATCGTTCCGGGAAACGTGCGCGCGGGGGGTAA
- a CDS encoding metallophosphoesterase family protein: MKVSVNDISKLDEAIRTLEARTDQPDRAETLSMLRAARKQAERALGTPLGITSAVLSSDELALSLAMSAMSGSAPPTPDAASEQLVSPRQYADLDPGWLQSFFHYLRSKRLPFPTHDAGVPAGQPGSGVIHVANDITLALAGDWGTGNTSSRAIARHIASLAPRPNYTIHLGDVYYSGTLDEEQERFVALWPSGADGAFALNSNHEMYSGGVGYFHVALEDPKFSLQRGLSYFALENASWIVFGLDSAYGSDACLYQKGELNPVQIAFLAVHGERARAAHKRVVVLTHHQPIEFDGSLVTPLCDQITSAVGVREIYWYWGHIHGAAVLEPKVVQGVTIHGRCIGHGGVPYEPLHLTPALTWAEDRLAGDPEEKRRALNGFAVVQLEGATIRESFLGEDGQLRYTTATAAAA, from the coding sequence ATGAAGGTGTCCGTGAACGACATTTCCAAGCTCGACGAGGCCATCCGCACCCTGGAGGCCAGGACCGATCAACCGGATCGCGCCGAGACTTTGTCGATGCTGCGCGCCGCGCGGAAGCAAGCCGAACGCGCGCTCGGGACGCCGCTCGGGATTACGAGCGCCGTGCTGAGCAGCGACGAGCTGGCGCTGTCCTTGGCGATGAGCGCCATGAGCGGCTCCGCCCCCCCCACGCCCGACGCCGCCTCCGAACAACTCGTCAGTCCCCGACAATATGCGGATCTCGATCCGGGCTGGCTCCAATCCTTCTTCCACTACCTCCGATCCAAGCGGCTCCCTTTCCCGACGCACGACGCGGGCGTGCCCGCGGGCCAGCCCGGGAGCGGGGTCATCCACGTCGCGAACGACATCACGCTCGCCCTTGCGGGCGACTGGGGCACCGGCAATACGTCGTCCCGCGCGATCGCGCGACATATCGCGTCGCTCGCGCCGCGGCCGAACTACACCATCCACCTCGGCGACGTGTACTACTCCGGGACGCTCGACGAGGAGCAAGAGCGCTTCGTCGCCTTGTGGCCGTCGGGCGCCGACGGCGCCTTTGCGCTCAATTCGAACCACGAGATGTACTCCGGCGGCGTGGGCTACTTCCACGTGGCGCTCGAGGACCCCAAATTCTCGCTGCAGCGGGGCTTGAGCTACTTCGCCCTCGAGAATGCGAGCTGGATCGTCTTCGGGCTGGACAGCGCCTACGGGTCGGATGCGTGCCTCTACCAGAAAGGGGAGCTCAATCCCGTGCAGATCGCCTTCCTTGCGGTCCACGGCGAGCGCGCGCGCGCGGCGCACAAGCGGGTCGTGGTGCTCACACACCACCAGCCCATCGAGTTCGACGGCTCCCTCGTCACGCCGCTCTGTGATCAGATCACGAGCGCCGTCGGGGTGAGGGAGATCTACTGGTACTGGGGCCATATTCATGGCGCCGCGGTGCTCGAACCGAAGGTCGTCCAGGGGGTGACCATCCACGGACGCTGCATCGGCCACGGCGGCGTCCCCTACGAGCCGCTGCACCTCACCCCCGCGCTGACGTGGGCGGAGGACCGCCTGGCCGGCGATCCCGAGGAGAAGCGGCGGGCGCTCAATGGCTTCGCGGTCGTGCAGCTCGAGGGGGCGACGATCCGCGAATCGTTCCTCGGCGAGGACGGGCAATTGCGCTACACGACGGCGACCGCCGCCGCGGCCTGA
- a CDS encoding D-arabinono-1,4-lactone oxidase yields MSSSDSVFRGLDAVADKVRRVARTWSINTVNTAVYILSGGERVLHEGRFSPGTGLWSSWNRAFNVQPQRFETPESEEEICRIVKESVRLRAVGGGHSFNASPLTGGTVLSLDKYAKILSVDVRKRLVRVQAGIRLRDLTAELLKHGLALPVQGSTDAQSIAGLIATDVHGTGRDAGFLSTNIRSIRLVDGEGRARTLEAGEEAFHAVLGGMGACGVVIEAEIACVDAFNLRKSVTVVRCDWVARHIDEILAEHHHVSFYYIAGVQTEHVRMNTWDHTVEPPSSIVRLHKMRLELVDMLVSGYLLGLAKVLDISDVTASLGLLFFKLTMNGHHTVYPAREGFPRKLFYNHDELEYGIPYDKHRACLAEVMDHLAERRFLTIVEVRFTPDQSKSLLGPGAGRRTCFIELAPSLSVDASDVFADVEKILWKYGGQLHLGKATRANATQMEAMYQERFTRFRKLQRALDPTGKFINDFVAQLLEGASPRPSTQAPADRGGPLLPSADGPLVDGPLVGIARVTAAAGG; encoded by the coding sequence ATGAGCAGCTCGGACTCCGTCTTCCGCGGCCTGGACGCCGTGGCGGACAAGGTGCGGCGCGTCGCGCGTACGTGGTCGATCAACACCGTCAATACGGCCGTCTACATCCTTTCGGGCGGCGAGCGGGTGCTCCACGAGGGGCGCTTTTCACCGGGGACCGGCCTCTGGTCGAGCTGGAACCGGGCCTTCAACGTTCAGCCGCAGCGCTTCGAAACACCGGAGAGCGAAGAGGAGATCTGCCGCATCGTCAAGGAGTCCGTCCGGCTGCGGGCGGTCGGCGGTGGCCATTCCTTCAATGCATCCCCGCTGACGGGGGGGACGGTGCTCTCCCTGGACAAGTACGCGAAGATCTTGTCGGTGGACGTCAGGAAACGGCTGGTCCGCGTGCAGGCGGGGATTCGGCTCCGTGACCTCACCGCGGAGCTCCTGAAGCACGGCCTCGCGCTGCCGGTGCAGGGCTCGACCGACGCGCAGAGCATCGCCGGGCTGATCGCCACCGATGTCCACGGGACCGGGCGCGACGCCGGCTTTTTATCCACCAATATCCGTTCGATCCGCCTCGTCGACGGCGAGGGCCGCGCCCGGACGCTCGAGGCCGGGGAGGAGGCGTTCCACGCGGTCCTCGGAGGGATGGGCGCTTGCGGCGTCGTCATCGAGGCGGAGATCGCGTGCGTCGATGCATTCAACCTGCGGAAATCGGTCACGGTCGTCCGATGCGACTGGGTCGCGCGGCACATCGACGAGATCCTCGCCGAGCATCACCACGTCAGCTTTTATTACATCGCCGGCGTCCAGACCGAACACGTCCGCATGAACACGTGGGATCACACGGTGGAGCCTCCGTCGTCGATCGTTCGGCTGCACAAGATGCGGCTGGAGCTCGTCGACATGCTGGTCTCGGGTTACCTGCTCGGCCTCGCCAAGGTCCTCGATATCTCGGACGTCACCGCGAGCCTGGGCCTGCTCTTCTTCAAGCTCACCATGAACGGGCATCACACCGTTTATCCAGCGCGCGAAGGTTTCCCGCGCAAGCTCTTTTACAACCACGATGAGCTCGAGTACGGCATCCCATACGACAAGCACCGCGCGTGCCTCGCCGAGGTGATGGATCACCTCGCGGAGAGGCGGTTCTTGACGATTGTCGAGGTCCGCTTCACGCCCGACCAATCGAAGAGCCTGCTCGGCCCGGGCGCCGGCCGGAGGACCTGCTTCATCGAGCTCGCGCCCAGCCTCTCGGTCGACGCGTCCGACGTGTTCGCCGATGTCGAGAAGATCCTCTGGAAGTACGGCGGGCAGCTCCACCTCGGCAAAGCGACGCGGGCGAATGCAACGCAGATGGAGGCGATGTACCAGGAGCGCTTCACCCGGTTTCGCAAGCTGCAGCGCGCGCTCGATCCGACGGGCAAGTTCATCAACGATTTCGTCGCGCAGCTCCTCGAAGGCGCCTCGCCGCGCCCTTCCACCCAGGCGCCCGCCGACAGGGGGGGCCCCCTCCTCCCGAGCGCGGACGGGCCGCTCGTGGACGGGCCGCTCGTGGGCATCGCCCGTGTGACGGCGGCTGCCGGCGGCTAG
- a CDS encoding Mov34/MPN/PAD-1 family protein → MSRSRTGVALRSADHRFGLVLPPAQISALLSFAVKAGHKETGGVLVGRYNEAYDCAHVTRVSGPPRGSRASESSFVRGAGGVTRWLERLWNAGRGAYYLGEWHFHPFAPPTASWDDRMQMADIARSGEYRCPEPLLVILGGDPRRSWDVHAYVFPGGSACVALQRSGVEIPRVGG, encoded by the coding sequence ATGAGCCGCTCCCGAACCGGCGTCGCGCTCCGCTCCGCCGACCATCGATTCGGCCTCGTTCTGCCCCCCGCGCAGATCTCCGCCCTCCTCTCGTTTGCCGTAAAAGCCGGGCACAAGGAGACCGGCGGCGTCCTCGTGGGCCGCTACAACGAGGCGTACGATTGCGCCCACGTGACCCGGGTTTCGGGTCCTCCGCGTGGCTCCAGGGCGAGCGAGAGCAGCTTCGTACGCGGCGCCGGTGGCGTCACGCGATGGCTCGAACGGCTATGGAACGCCGGGCGTGGCGCGTATTACCTGGGCGAGTGGCACTTCCACCCCTTCGCTCCTCCCACGGCGAGCTGGGACGACCGCATGCAGATGGCAGATATCGCGCGCAGTGGCGAGTATCGCTGCCCCGAGCCGCTGCTGGTCATTCTGGGCGGGGATCCGCGAAGAAGCTGGGACGTCCACGCTTACGTCTTTCCGGGCGGCAGCGCCTGCGTTGCTTTGCAAAGGAGCGGCGTGGAGATCCCACGGGTGGGCGGCTAA